A single genomic interval of Daucus carota subsp. sativus chromosome 1, DH1 v3.0, whole genome shotgun sequence harbors:
- the LOC108203641 gene encoding receptor-like protein CLAVATA2 produces the protein MEQNWVSPNLQNMILLLFVLSFLSKDRIFCACMYNHSTSDSNSTIIQQDINSLMLFKSQIQDPTQRLSSWGVGFRCSNFTGVVCSNGSGQVISVNLTGMSLVGQLHSGLCELSLVEILILSRNNFSGSIPPCFGGFRKLKMLDVSFNAFSGVVPNTIFRVSRLRELDFGHNYFDGVIPLWIGNFSVRLEKMDLGSNRFVGEIPESLLYLKSLKYLDLSHNYLSGDLPDFHQSLEYLNLDTNLFSGTLRCLSSSVNSLTVLSVANNSIVGGIPTCISFLRALTQLNLSFNLLKYDISPGFVLSEKLVVLDLSFNELSGSLPSKIVKATEKSELMLLDLSHNRFTGDIPLAITELKCLQALSLSHNLLSGEIPARIGNLTYLQVIDLSHNLLSGSIPLNIVGCFQLLALVLNNNNLSGEIQPELDALDSLKILDISNNMIFGEIPLTLAGCKSLEVVDFSSNNLSGSLRDAITKWSNLRFISLARNKFSGALPSWLFMFEAIQTMDLSSNDFSGHLPNGNFNFSLNFNNGDTVLRSQSASLVASRDLRIRLSSLVADRNVLTVKYTLSSLVGIDISDNQLHGEIPSGLFGLHGLEYLNLSYNSLDGQIPQSLTNMRSLKALDLSHNSLLGQIPDNISTLGNLSILNLSYNSLSGIVSKKRGYSKFPGALAGNPNLCLESSALTCETKRQPAVPQALKEEMEEGPISVWVFCISALVSFYLGLLAIFCSPRTRMYILQIKAEM, from the coding sequence ATGGAACAAAACTGGGTTTCACCCAATCTACAAAATATGATTCTCCTGTTATTTGTTTTGAGTTTCTTGAGCAAAGATCGTATCTTTTGTGCTTGTATGTATAATCACAGTACTAGTGATAGTAATAGCACTATTATACAACAAGACATCAACTCACTTATGTTGTTTAAGTCTCAAATTCAAGACCCAACTCAAAGATTGTCTTCTTGGGGTGTTGGATTTAGGTGTAGTAATTTTACTGGTGTAGTTTGCTCAAATGGGTCGGGTCAGGTCATTTCAGTTAACCTAACGGGTATGAGCTTGGTGGGTCAGCTTCATTCAGGTTTATGTGAGTTGTCACTTGTGGAAATCTTGATTTTGTCGAGGAATAACTTTAGTGGCTCGATTCCACCGTGTTTTGGGGGGTTTAGGAAGTTGAAGATGTTGGATGTTAGTTTTAATGCTTTTAGTGGGGTTGTTCCGAATACAATCTTCAGGGTTAGTAGGCTGCGTGAGCTTGATTTTGGACACAATTATTTTGACGGGGTGATTCCGTTGTGGATTGGGAATTTTTCGGTAAGGCTTGAGAAGATGGACTTGGGTTCTAATAGGTTTGTTGGAGAAATACCGGAAAGCTTGCTGTACTTGAAATCGCTCAAGTATTTAGATCTTTCTCATAATTATTTGTCTGGTGATCTTCCTGATTTTCATCAGTCATTGGAGTATCTAAATCTGGATACAAATTTATTTTCGGGGACTTTGAGATGCCTTTCATCGTCTGTAAATTCACTTACAGTACTCAGTGTAGCAAATAATTCTATTGTGGGAGGAATACCCACTTGTATTTCTTTCCTTCGAGCATTGACACAACTTAATTTGTCATTCAACTTGTTGAAATATGATATTTCTCCTGGATTTGTGCTCTCTGAGAAACTAGTTGTCTTAGACTTGAGCTTCAACGAGTTATCCGGTTCGCTTCCTAGTAAGATAGTCAAAGCGACTGAGAAGTCTGAGCTTATGCTTCTTGACTTGTCACACAACCGATTCACCGGAGATATTCCATTAGCAATCACAGAACTGAAATGCTTGCAAGCACTGTCTCTTTCCCATAATCTTCTTTCGGGTGAGATCCCAGCAAGGATTGGGAATTTGACCTATCTGCAAGTGATTGATTTGTCACACAACTTGCTATCAGGTTCAATCCCTTTGAACATAgttggttgctttcaactgctggCACTAGTGCTAAACAACAACAACCTTTCTGGTGAAATTCAACCCGAGCTTGATGCCTTAGATAGTCTAAAGATACTTGATATAAGCAACAACATGATTTTTGGGGAAATCCCTTTGACCTTGGCAGGCTGCAAGTCACTGGAGGTTGTAGATTTCAGCTCTAACAATCTTTCAGGGTCCCTACGTGATGCAATAACTAAATGGTCAAACCTTAGATTTATTTCTCTTGCTCGGAATAAGTTCAGTGGAGCTCTTCCTAGTTGGCTTTTTATGTTTGAAGCAATCCAGACAATGGACCTGTCCAGCAATGACTTTTCTGGTCATCTACCAAATGGAAACTtcaattttagtttaaattttaacaatGGGGATACTGTTTTACGGAGTCAAAGTGCATCACTGGTTGCATCCCGAGATCTACGCATCAGGCTTTCATCACTGGTTGCTGATAGAAATGTATTGACTGTCAAGTACACCCTCTCTTCCTTGGTTGGCATTGACATATCTGATAATCAGCTTCATGGGGAAATTCCTTCGGGTCTGTTTGGGCTGCATGGTTTAGAGtacttaaatttatcttataatagTCTTGACGGTCAGATTCCGCAAAGTTTGACAAACATGAGGAGCTTGAAAGCTCTGGATTTGTCACATAATTCTTTGTTGGGGCAAATTCCAGATAATATCTCTACCCTTGGAAATTTGTCTATCCTGAATCTATCATATAACTCCTTGTCTGGCATCGTTTCCAAGAAAAGAGGATATTCAAAATTCCCAGGAGCTTTGGCTGGGAATCCAAACTTGTGCCTAGAGTCATCTGCTCTTACGTGTGAGACAAAAAGGCAACCAGCTGTGCCACAGGCCTTGAAAGAAGAAATGGAAGAAGGACCAATATCGGTTTGGGTGTTCTGTATTAGTGCTTTAGTTAGTTTTTACCTTGGTCTTCTTGCAATATTTTGTTCACCTCGAACAAGAATGTACATTCTGCAAATCAAAGCTGAGATGTAA
- the LOC108204721 gene encoding serine carboxypeptidase-like 40: protein MDKSSSLISFSTILIFIISFFIVSSHGKTQSGGLDRLSRLKLSQTVGKGSFPDHFNPAVLRGIRILSQKGMKEKDKIERLPGQPPQKLEFSQYGGYVTVNQSAGRALYYYFVEAQHSKESLPLLLWLNGGPGCSSLGYGAMQELGPFRVHSDGKTLYHNHFAWNHAANVLFLESPAGVGYSYSNTSSDYKSNGDKSTASDNYVFLLNWLERFPEYKNREFYIAGESYAGHYVPQLAHTILHYNKKANASIVNLKGIIIGNAVINDETDVRGMYDYFATHALISDETAEQINKYCDFSPNATTQTTECNDAAQQADLDTFALDIYNIYAPVCNSDKLTVKPKRISSVIDPCSDVYVHAYMNRPDVQEALHANVTKLDHDWEACSEIIRGWNDSPTTVIPLLKEFIANGIRVWIFSGDTDGRIPVTSTKYSIEAMKLKVKTFWHPWLLKEEIGGYTQVYEGDLTFATVRGAGHQVPSYEPRRALSLIMHFLSGRPLPDISNL, encoded by the exons ATGGACAAATCCTCATCACTTATCTCCTTTAGTACCATATTAATATTCATAATCTCATTTTTCATAGTTTCAAGTCACGGCAAGACTCAGAGTGGAGGTCTTGACCGTTTATCAAGACTGAAACTCAGTCAAACGGTCGGGAAAGGCTCCTTTCCCGACCATTTTAACCCCGCGGTGCTGCGGGGAATAAGAATTCTTTCGCAGAAGGGAATGAAAGAAAAGGATAAGATTGAGAGATTGCCGGGACAGCCACCACAGAAGCTCGAGTTTAGCCAGTATGGTGGGTATGTCACGGTGAATCAATCTGCTGGAAGGGCACTGTATTATTACTTTGTTGAAGCTCAGCACTCCAAGGAATCTCTGCCTCTTCTTCTCTGGCTTAACGGAG GTCCTGGTTGTTCATCATTAGGCTATGGAGCAATGCAAGAGCTTGGACCTTTTCGTGTCCACAGCGATGGCAAAACCTTGTACCACAATCATTTTGCATGGAATCATG CTGCAAATGTTCTGTTCTTGGAGTCACCAGCAGGAGTAGGATATTCCTATTCAAATACTTCATCGGATTATAAAAGTAATGGAGATAAAAGCACAGCATCTGATAATTATGTATTCTTGTTGAACTGGTTGGAGAGATTTCCAGAGTACAAAAACAGGGAATTTTACATAGCGGGAGAGAGCTACGCTGGCCATTATGTCCCTCAACTTGCCCACACCATTCTCCATTATAACAAAAAGGCAAATGCTTCCATTGTTAACCTTAAGGGCATTATT ATTGGAAATGCAGTGATAAATGATGAAACGGATGTGAGGGGGATGTATGATTACTTTGCAACCCATGCTTTAATTTCAGATGAAACTGCAGAACAAATCAATAAATACTGCGACTTCTCACCAAATGCTACAACACAGACTACAGAGTGCAATGATGCAGCTCAACAAGCTGATCTTGATACTTTTGCTCTggatatctacaatatatatgcTCCTGTTTGCAACAGTGATAAACTTACAGTCAAGCCCAAGAGAATTTCA AGTGTGATAGATCCATGCAGTGATGTATATGTGCATGCTTATATGAACCGACCTGATGTTCAAGAAGCTCTTCACGCCAACGTCACCAAACTTGATCACGACTGGGAAGCTTGCAG TGAAATCATTAGAGGGTGGAATGACAGTCCCACGACAGTAATTCCCCTCCTAAAGGAGTTCATCGCCAATGGAATTCGTGTTTGGATATTCAG TGGAGACACAGACGGAAGAATACCAGTTACTTCTACCAAGTACTCTATCGAAGCCATGAAGCTTAAGGTTAAAACTTTTTGGCATCCTTGGCTTCTTAAGGAGGAG ATTGGTGGATATACACAAGTATATGAAGGAGACCTAACATTCGCAACTGTTAGAGGGGCAGGTCATCAGGTGCCAAGCTATGAGCCCAGAAGAGCTCTTTCACTCATCATGCACTTCCTTTCCGGGAGACCTCTACctgatatttcaaatttataa
- the LOC108220301 gene encoding uncharacterized protein LOC108220301, producing MPAECCIKQAHNFHELGYLKMATRLSFLRFLPIFLFLVAQKWIVMAMIPTTVHSGLLQKPSNNDEVLIPPDFKISYYTQTLDHFGYTPESYMTFQQRYVVNYEHWGGANTSSPIIVYTGDEVDVTALVNGTGHGFLGELASHFKAILMYIEHRYYGDSMPFGQETFDNSSTLGYFTSTQALADYAQLLTDLRRNLSAENCPVIAVGGSYGGMLASWFRLKYPHIAYAALASSAPILYFDNITPHDAYYVVVTKDFKDTSESCYKTIKQSWSEIDKAAADPSGLLHLGQVFATCRPLNSSQELKDFLALSFMVSAQYDFPTTRYVQKVCNAIDGAAEGTDILGRVAAGFNVSALGGIFGRSCNTVFDIQSINNNSGWAWQQCTELVIPVGSGANDTMFEPWPFDIKNLSRTCKAAFGVTPRPHWITTEFGGHDIKTVLGKFASNIIFSNGLRDPYSAGGVLQDISDSLLAVYTEEGAHTLDISTPSAPSDPDWLVFQRKRELEILEGWLAEYGN from the exons ATGCCTGCAGAATGCTGCATAAAACAAGCACACAACTTTCATGAGTTGGGCTACTTGAAGATGGCTACCAGACTATCATTCCTTCGATTTCTGCCAATATTTCTGTTCCTTGTGGCTCAAAAATGGATAGTTATGGCAATGATTCCCACGACAGTACATTCTGGTTTGCTTCAGAAACCATCAAATAATGATGAAGTTCTTATCCCACCCGATTTTAAAATATCTTATTACACCCAAACTTTAGATCATTTTGGCTATACACCAGAGAGTTACATGACATTTCAGCAACGATATGTTGTAAACTATGAGCATTGGGGTGGTGCAAACACGAGCTCGCCTATAATTGTTTATACCGGAGATGAGGTTGATGTTACTGCACTTGTAAATGGTACTGGCCATGGATTCCTCGGTGAGCTTGCTTCACATTTCAAAGCTATCCTAATGTACATCGAG CACCGCTATTATGGAGATTCTATGCCTTTTGGACAGGAAACGTTTGATAATTCCAGTACCCTCGGGTATTTTACCTCAACACAAGCTCTGGCAGATTACGCGCAGTTGTTAACTGATCTGAGGAGAAACTTGTCAGCCGAAAACTGCCCTGTCATTGCTGTCGGAGGGTCTTATGGGGGAA TGCTTGCATCGTGGTTTCGCCTAAAGTATCCCCATATTGCTTACGCTGCACTGGCTTCATCAGCTCCGATTCTGTATTTCGACAATATAACCCCGCACGATGCATACTATGTTGTTGTCACCAAGGATTTTAAGGATACCAGTGAGAGTTGCTACAAAACTATAAAACAATCTTGGTCGGAAATAGACAAAGCTGCTGCAGATCCCAGCGGCCTATTGCATCTCGGACAAGTATTTGCAACCTGCag ACCTCTGAACTCATCTCAAGAACTAAAGGACTTCCTCGCACTTTCGTTCATGGTGTCCGCTCAGTATGATTTTCCTACAACAAGATATGTACAGAAAGTATGCAACGCTATCGACGGAGCAGCAGAAGGTACTGACATTCTAGGCAGAGTTGCGGCTGGCTTCAATGTTTCTGCTCTGGGAGGGATTTTCGGAAGATCATGCAACACTGTTTTCGACATCCAATCCATCAATAACAATAGTGGATGGGCATGGCAG CAATGTACAGAACTGGTAATACCAGTAGGATCTGGTGCAAATGATACAATGTTCGAACCATGGCCTTTCGATATTAAAAACCTTAGCAGGACGTGTAAAGCTGCCTTCGGTGTCACTCCCAGGCCTCACTGGATCACGACGGAATTCGGAGGCCAT GACATAAAGACTGTTCTTGGGAAGTTTGCGAGTAACATCATATTCTCCAATGGTCTACGCGATCCATATAGTGCTGGAGg AGTTCTCCAGGACATTTCTGACAGTCTTTTAGCAGTTTATACAGAAGAAG GCGCACATACCTTGGATATCAGTACTCCTTCTGCACCAAGTGATCCTGACTGGCTAGTATTTCAGAGAAAGAGGGAGCTAGAAATCCTCGAAGGATGGCTTGCAGAATACGGGAACTAG
- the LOC108203633 gene encoding FT-interacting protein 1-like, giving the protein MQHQFSHKPHHQSNQENFDLADTTPQIGDQWISGVAASGGRGWLNAERYAGTHDLVEQTYYLYVRVVKAKDLPPSALTASCDPYVEVKLGNYKGRTKHFERKVNPEWNQVFAFSKERIQSSILEIFVKDKEMVGRDDYLGKVVFDMNEVPTRVPPDSPLAPQWYRLEDRRGGGKVRGDIMLAVWMGTQADEAFSEAWHSDAAFVYGEGVLNIRSKVYVSPKLWYLRVNVIEAQDVIPNDKSRLPEVCVKVQVGSQVLKTKISPARTLNPLWNEDLVFVAAEPFEEQLVLTVEDRVHPTRDDVLGMITLPLTIFEKRLDHRPVHSRWFNLEKFGFGALEVDRRKELKFSSRIHLRVCLEGGYHVLDESTMYISDQRPTARQLWKQPIGILEVGILSAQGLLPMKMKDGHGSTDAYCVAKYGQKWVRTRTILDTFSPKWNEQYTWEVYDPCTVITLGVFDNCHLGNDKQGTTSARDSKIGKVRIRLSTLEAHRIYKHSYPLLVLHPSGLKNMGDLQLAIRFTNLSVANMIYLYGHPLLPKMHYLNPFTVNQVDNLRYQAMNIVAVRLGRAEPPLRKEVVEYMLDVDSHMWSMRRSKANFFRIMSLLSGMFTVNRWFGDVCHWKNPITSVLVHILFLILIWYPELILPTLFLYMFLIGLWNYRFRPRHPPHMDTKLSWAEAVHPDELDEEFDTFPTSRPQDVVRLRYDRLRSVAGRIQTVVGDIATQGERFQSLLSWRDPRATSFFIMFCLCAAVVLYVTPFRVVALVAGLYLLRHPRFRSKLPAVPSNFFKRLPAQSDSLL; this is encoded by the coding sequence ATGCAGCACCAGTTTAGTCACAAGCCCCATCATCAGAGCAACCAAGAGAACTTTGATTTGGCAGACACAACGCCACAAATTGGTGACCAGTGGATTAGTGGTGTAGCAGCCTCTGGCGGAAGAGGGTGGTTGAACGCTGAAAGATATGCAGGCACACATGACCTAGTTGAGCAAACATATTATCTTTATGTTCGAGTTGTGAAGGCCAAAGATCTTCCACCAAGTGCACTCACTGCCAGCTGTGATCCTTATGTGGAAGTGAAGCTGGGGAATTACAAAGGCAGAACAAAGCATTTTGAGAGGAAAGTGAACCCCGAGTGGAATCAGGTTTTTGCATTTTCTAAGGAGCGTATTCAGTCATCAATCCTAGAGATATTTGTGAAGGATAAAGAGATGGTGGGAAGGGATGACTATCTTGGAAAGGTTGTTTTTGACATGAATGAGGTTCCGACAAGAGTGCCCCCTGATAGTCCTTTGGCTCCGCAGTGGTACAGACTGGAGGATCGTAGAGGAGGTGGAAAGGTAAGAGGTGATATCATGTTGGCTGTTTGGATGGGGACTCAAGCTGATGAAGCCTTCTCAGAGGCGTGGCATTCGGATGCTGCTTTTGTTTATGGAGAGGGTGTTTTAAACATCCGCTCTAAAGTCTACGTCTCTCCAAAGCTATGGTATCTTCGGGTTAATGTCATTGAAGCTCAGGATGTAATCCCAAATGACAAGTCCCGTTTACCTGAAGTTTGTGTAAAAGTTCAGGTGGGTAGTCAAGTGCTTAAAACCAAGATAAGTCCAGCTCGGACACTAAATCCACTCTGGAATGAAGATTTGGTCTTTGTTGCTGCTGAACCTTTTGAGGAGCAGTTAGTTCTGACAGTTGAAGACCGAGTTCACCCTACTAGAGATGATGTTCTGGGGATGATTACCCTACCACTGACTATTTTCGAGAAGAGGCTTGACCACAGGCCAGTTCACTCTCGCTGGTTCAACCTCGAGAAATTTGGTTTTGGTGCCTTGGAAGTTGACAGGAGAAAGGAGCTCAAGTTCTCAAGTAGGATTCACCTGAGAGTTTGTCTCGAAGGCGGATACCATGTCCTGGATGAATCCACCATGTACATAAGTGATCAAAGGCCTACTGCAAGACAGCTCTGGAAACAGCCTATTGGAATACTAGAAGTGGGAATATTGAGTGCACAAGGACTTCTGCCAATGAAGATGAAGGATGGTCATGGAAGTACAGATGCTTACTGTGTTGCTAAGTATGGACAGAAATGGGTTCGAACAAGAACGATTCTTGACACATTTAGTCCTAAATGGAATGAGCAGTACACCTGGGAAGTTTATGATCCGTGCACGGTGATCACATTGGGAGTTTTTGACAACTGCCACCTGGGAAATGATAAACAAGGCACCACTTCAGCAAGGGATTCAAAAATTGGAAAGGTAAGAATTCGCTTATCAACCCTTGAAGCTCATCGAATATACAAACATTCGTATCCTCTTCTTGTTCTTCATCCCTCTGGGCTGAAGAACATGGGTGATCTCCAGCTTGCCATTCGGTTTACCAACTTGTCTGTAGCTAACATGATATACTTGTATGGGCATCCGTTACTGCCCAAAATGCATTACTTGAATCCTTTCACGGTGAACCAAGTAGACAACTTAAGGTACCAAGCAATGAATATTGTCGCGGTGAGGCTGGGACGAGCAGAGCCACCATTAAGAAAGGAGGTGGTGGAGTACATGTTAGATGTGGATTCCCACATGTGGAGCATGAGAAGAAGCAAAGCTAATTTTTTCAGGATAATGTCGCTCTTGTCGGGGATGTTCACTGTGAACAGATGGTTTGGGGATGTTTGTCACTGGAAAAATCCGATCACATCAGTTTTAGTACACATACTGTTTTTGATACTAATCTGGTACCCGGAGCTGATTCTTCCAACTCTGTTTCTATACATGTTTCTCATTGGATTGTGGAACTATAGGTTCCGGCCTAGGCACCCGCCTCATATGGATACTAAGCTATCATGGGCAGAAGCAGTACACCCTGATGAGCTTGATGAAGAATTTGACACATTTCCTACATCCAGGCCACAAGATGTGGTCCGTCTGAGGTATGATAGGCTTCGAAGTGTAGCAGGGAGGATTCAAACTGTGGTCGGAGATATTGCAACGCAAGGGGAGAGATTTCAGTCACTACTAAGCTGGAGGGATCCTAGAGCGACGAGTTTCTTCATAATGTTCTGTCTATGTGCAGCTGTGGTGCTTTATGTGACTCCATTTCGTGTGGTGGCTTTAGTTGCAGGATTATATCTATTACGACATCCTAGGTTTCGAAGCAAATTGCCTGCTGTTCCaagcaatttcttcaaaagattgcCAGCTCAAAGTGATAGTTTGCTGTGA
- the LOC108220311 gene encoding putative protease Do-like 14, with product MLKRAGVPPKKLLLNGTQFRWNKYFIHDFGRFCSNATNRGTNTKKSVLKAASSVVSLTAYSGDNRIFICSGFIMECDNICGTFMGTILTSATLLRSASDADMVADDLKIDVYMAGGTFFRGEVLAVDFHYNIAIIKINSDVPLPTSTIRLIDTHVPIDPGNCGSIEDFKLSRCTERQDSATSADRFSLYPGMEVFALGRYFRDSYDIMAAPGEFRYGGCDFDCQELLSASCLIKKNGIGGPLINFLGEVIGINFYEVSYTPFLPINIAYQCYRDLKKQCRIPRPWIGLSVIDLYAGSLHELEILHEKFPHVVKGAMVKEALPESPACIAALHVGDVITSCDGNLVRSCLELTEALWNKEGKSVELVVVRASADRLLNLVVEVVETNPNTYRWPVPEQQILRNCQYA from the exons ATGCTGAAGAGAGCTGGTGTCCCTCCTAAGAAGCTTCTGTTAAATGGCACCCAGT TCCGCTGGAACAAGTATTTTATACACGATTTTGGACGATTCTGTTCTAATGCAACCAATCGGGGCACGAATACCAAGAAATCTGTCTTGAAAGCTGCCTCAAGTGTCGTTTCTCTTACTGCTTACTCCG GTGACAACCGGATATTTATTTGTTCTGGGTTCATAATGGAGTGTGATAATATATGTGGCACCTTCATGGGTACTATCCTCACTTCTGCTACACTCCTGCGAAGTGCAAGTGACGCAGATATGGTGGCTGATGATCTCAAG ATTGATGTGTACATGGCAGGAGGTACATTCTTCAGAGGCGAAGTGTTAGCTGTTGACTTCCACTACAACATTGCTATAATCAAGATAAACTCAGATGTACCTCTGCCAACTTCTACTATTAGGCTTATTGATACTCATGTGCCTATAGATCCTGGTAACTGTGGTTCCATTGAAGATTTTAAGTTATCCCGGTGTACTGAACGTCAAGATTCAGCGACATCTGCCGATCGGTTTTCACTTTATCCCGGTATGGAGGTATTTGCCTTAGGGCGCTATTTTCGGGATTCCTATGATATTATGGCCGCACCTGGTGAATTCAG GTATGGTGGTTGTGACTTTGATTGTCAAGAGCTTCTGAGTGCAAGTTGTCTTATTAAAAAG AATGGGATTGGTGGACCTCTTATCAATTTTCTTGGAGAGGTTATTGGAATTAACTTCTACGAGGTTTCATACACTCCTTTTCTTCCGATCAACATAGCGTACCAATGTTATAGAGATCTAAAGAAACAATG TCGAATTCCACGTCCTTGGATTGGATTAAGTGTCATTGATCTATATGCCGGAAGTTTGCATGAGCTGGAAATATTACACGAAAAGTTCCCACATGTTGTTAAAGGGGCAATGGTAAAGGAG GCACTACCCGAATCTCCGGCTTGTATTGCTGCTCTACATGTTGGCGATGTTATTACGAGTTGTGATGGAAATCTTGTGCGGAGCTGCCTGGAG CTTACTGAAGCATTGTGGAACAAGGAGGGTAAATCTGTTGAGCTAGTTGTGGTTAGAGCAAGTGCTGACAGACTTCTGAATCTCGTAGTGGAAGTAGTGGAGACTAACCCAAACACATATCG GTGGCCTGTTCCAGAGCAACAAATTTTGAGGAATTGTCAATATGCGTGA